The genomic interval CCGAAATTTTAGGCTCTATTGGCGTATTACACCTATAACAATGTCCTATTGCATGATTGTAATCTTCAACCTTCACTAAATACCCTTTTTCATGGAGTTTTTCCACCAATGCCTTTCTACAGGCATCTCTATCCATACCTGCAAATACACCTGCTTCCTCGTTCATAAACCCCTTTTCGTCTATCACACTTACCTCTTTTAGGTTGTGTTTTTTTCCTACCAAAAAATCATTTGCATCGTGAGCAGGTGTAATCTTCAGAGCTCCCGTACCGAAAGAAACATCCACATAACTATCTCCGATAACAGGAATAGCCCTTTCCTTTATAGGTAAAACCACATCTTCTCCGATAAACCTTTTGTATCTCTCATCTTTAGGATTAACAGCAACAGCGGTGTCACCAAACATCGTTTCAGGCCTGGTTGTAGCAACCACAAGCCCACCCTTTCTATTCTTAAATGGATAAAGAATGTAATAAAGCTTTGCATTTTCCTCTTTATATTCCACCTCTAAATCAGATAATGCAGTAAGACAATGCGGGCACCAATTTACAATATAGTTGCCTTTATATATCAAATCTTCTTCATAAAGTTTTACAAATGCCTCTTTAACTGAACGAGACAGGACTTCATCCATTGTAAAACGCAGCCTTGACCAATCACAGGATGCACCCAACCGTTTTACCTGTTCAATAATCCTATTTCCATATTTCTCTCTCCATTCCCACACTTTTTTTATAAACTCTTCCTTGCCTATCTGAAAGCGTGAAATCCCCTCTTTATTCAATTCCCTTTCCACTACATTCTGTGTAGCAATGCCTGCATGATCTGTTCCCGGAAGCCACAAAACATTATACCCCTGCATCCTTTTCCACCTTACGAGAATATCCTGTAAGGTCTCATTCAAGGCATGGCCAATGTGCAAAATACCAGTGACATTAGGAGGTGGTATTACAATACAAAAGTTTTCTTTTTTCTCATCTGTCTTTGGGCAGAAAAAATTATTCTTCTCCCACATATTATATATTTCTTCTTCAAAATCAGGATTATAAGCAGCCATTTTCACCATTAATTTATCCTCTATACAAGATTAGTTATATTCGTTTTAAATATTTTAAAATTTCCTGGCAATATTCTACCAAATTGTGCACCCCTTGCGCCCATATAATGTTCCCGTCCACCACACAGGATTTGTCTTCATATATAGCCCCAGCATTTATCAGGTCATCTTTGATTCCAAATGAACCCGTAGCATGATGACCTCTCACAATGTTGGCTGAGATGCCTACCTGTCCTCCATGACAGCTCATACATACAAGTTTTCCTGCTTCATAAACATCTTTAACCAATTTTAAAACAGGAGCATACCTCCTCAACTTATCTGGTGCGTAAGCTCCAGGAACAATAACACCTTCGATGTCTGATGCTTGAACATCTGTAATTACTTTTTCCACCTTCACTGTCAGTCCCCATTTTCCCTTACATTCCTTTCCTTCCCTTATGCCCACGGTAAGTGTTTCATATCCCGAAACCTCAAGAACATATTTAGGCACAAAATATTCTAAATCTTCAAACCCATCATGAATAAGTAATACTATTTTCATCACTCCTCCTACCGCAAGGCCTTTTTAATCTCTGGGAGTAAACCTTCAAACTGTGATAACCATCGCCTTCGCTCTTCAAACAGCTTGTCTATGATTCCTTCATAAGTCTCTCTGCCGTAAATTCTATAAGGATTAAATTTCTCTATCTCTGTTCGCCTTGAGCTTTTTACCACATCATAACCTAAAACAGGATCAAATTGCCATTCAACATTTTCCGACAATGCATCTACTATTAAATTCATCGTATCCTGCGGTTTTATCTTCATCCCTTCCTTTCCTCCCACAAATCCTGTATTTATGAGAAATACCTTTATATGTGGATTTTTCTTCAATATTTCATAAAATTTGTTCCCTTCCTTGTGAGGATTATCTACAATAAAAGGATTAAACGCTACTACCCTCTTTGATTCACCCACCCTGGCAGGGTCTTCTGCAGAGGTGATAGATGACTCACCTAACATAAGATAACATGCCGCTTGCTCTGGAGATATAAATCTTCCGAGAGGAGGGAGATCGTATCTTCGAGTGTTGAAAAAAATAAAATCCGTACGAGATAAGTCTACATTGTTCTCTGTATGTGGAATAACATATCGAGGAACAATACATCTGCCATTTGTAGTAATCGTCCAGTTATCAAAATCAATCTCTCCTTCATCATCTACCCATGCATTCTCCGCTATAGCACCCGGCACCTGCGTAGCATAGAATAGATAGGGTTGACTGGTTACATTGTCTGTTTTTATATAAAACATATTTTCAGTGCCATAGGCAAAGCTATCATTGCGTAACAGCATAATATCATCTTGTTTTATAGATATCCCCTCCGGCGACTTAAGCCCATGATCATTCAAGGTTATCGTCGTTTTACCGGTACCGCTTAAACCAAAAATAAGAACACCAAAACGCTTTATCTCTTTACCTACCCTCAATCTATATGATTTCCCCCCGGCGTGCATTCCCAATCCGTTTCTATATTCCCTCATCAAATATAGAGCAGATCTTAATGCCGCCATTTTTGTCTCTCCGTAGTAATCAGACCCCAAACAGAATGTGAATACCCTCCCGTCTTCCGTAGGATATATGTATATCTTGGTTTCTTTCCACTCTGGCACCTGAACAACTATAATATCCGGTTCCGCATCTTTGTCATGAG from Deltaproteobacteria bacterium carries:
- a CDS encoding type 1 glutamine amidotransferase, which produces MKIVLLIHDGFEDLEYFVPKYVLEVSGYETLTVGIREGKECKGKWGLTVKVEKVITDVQASDIEGVIVPGAYAPDKLRRYAPVLKLVKDVYEAGKLVCMSCHGGQVGISANIVRGHHATGSFGIKDDLINAGAIYEDKSCVVDGNIIWAQGVHNLVEYCQEILKYLKRI
- a CDS encoding phosphoenolpyruvate carboxykinase, with amino-acid sequence MNDAIFVEEIECGNLWHDLSREELSMMADRTSIDNKWGITVYRTNVKSRSAKFTYIVKDITPEIERELKAVRDYLKGTDVILVKKDICQNTKGRFSVNFFVTREYARLAHMFNNNFFEPHDKDAEPDIIVVQVPEWKETKIYIYPTEDGRVFTFCLGSDYYGETKMAALRSALYLMREYRNGLGMHAGGKSYRLRVGKEIKRFGVLIFGLSGTGKTTITLNDHGLKSPEGISIKQDDIMLLRNDSFAYGTENMFYIKTDNVTSQPYLFYATQVPGAIAENAWVDDEGEIDFDNWTITTNGRCIVPRYVIPHTENNVDLSRTDFIFFNTRRYDLPPLGRFISPEQAACYLMLGESSITSAEDPARVGESKRVVAFNPFIVDNPHKEGNKFYEILKKNPHIKVFLINTGFVGGKEGMKIKPQDTMNLIVDALSENVEWQFDPVLGYDVVKSSRRTEIEKFNPYRIYGRETYEGIIDKLFEERRRWLSQFEGLLPEIKKALR